Genomic window (Candidatus Aminicenantes bacterium):
GAAGATCGCCCGTGACGACCACAACCGGGCCGGCTTTGAAGCGATGCTGAACAAATTCGATATTGCCAGCGAGGCCTTCCGCATCCAGGGCGGCTACGATTTCGACGCCAGGTCCCGGCGCATCCTGAAAGGCCTGGGGTTTGCCAACGACGACTACGCAAAAAATTGCCGGGACTTTTCCGGCGGCTGGAAAATGAGGATATTCCTGGCCGTCATCCTGCTGGCCAACCCGGAGATCATGCTCCTGGACGAGCCGACCAACCACCTTGATACCGAGAGCATGGAATGGCTGGAGAACTACCTGAAAAACTACGGCGGCACGCTGCTGACCATCTCCCACGACCACATGTTCCTGGACAAGATGGTCAGCCAGATCGCCGAGCTCCAGCGGGGGAAAATCACAATTTACAAGGGCAACTATTCCCATTACCGGCGCGAAAAAGAACGGCGGCTGGCGGCGTTGCAAAAGCAGCGCGAGCTGCAAAAAACCGAGATCAAGCGCATCCAGGCCTACATCGACCGTTTCCGGGCCAAGGCCAGCAAGGCTTCCGAGGTGCAAAGCCGCATCAAGCAGCTCGAAAAATTCGAGCTACTGCCGGAGGCGGAGGGCTCGAAGAAAGTGCATTTCCGCTTCACGCCCGCCGTGCGCAGCGGCAAGGAAGTGATCATCGTCCGCGACCTGGGCAAAAGTTACGGCCAGAAACAGGTGTTTTCCGGGATCGGCTGCACCATTTACCGCGGTGAGAAAATTGCCCTGCTGGGGATCAACGGCGCCGGCAAATCGACCCTGGTGCGGCTCCTGGCCGGGAGCGAAGAGCCCAGCCAGGGTTCCCTGCAACTGGGCCACCAGGTCAAAACCGCTTTCTTTTCCCAGGAAAGCCAGTACAACCTGGCCTACAAGCGCACGATCTGGGAAGAGGTACAGGCGCTGGACAGCCCGGGCAGCGATCTGGAAAAAAGAAGCCTGCTGGGCGCATTCCTTTTTTCCGGAGACGACATTCACAAGCCGGTGGCCGTCCTTTCCGGCGGCGAAAAAAGCCGCCTGGCCCTGGTCAAGATCCTCCTGGGCGAAAGCAACTGCCTGATCCTTGACGAACCGACCAATCACCTCGACCTGAAAACCAAGGAGATTTTTCAGAACGCCCTGCAGCACTATTCCGGGACCATCGTCCTGGTTTCCCATGACCGCTATTTCCTGGACCAGTTGGTGCAGCGCGTTTTTGAAATCAGGGACGGCCGCATGTACGAATACACGGGTAATTATTCCTATTTCGCCCAGAAGCGCGAGCAGGAGATCGCCGCCGCCGACGTTGAAACGGGACCGCTGCCGGGACAGCCGTCCGCCAGTGCCGCCGGGTCGGCCGCAAGCAAAGGAGGAGGCAAGTCCAGGGAACAGCGCCGCCTGGAAGCCGAGGCCAGGGACCGGCGCAGCAAGCTCAAAATGGAGATCGGCAGGGAGCTGCCGGCCCTGGAGGAGGAGATCGCCACGCTGGAAAAGTTGAAAACACGGAATCAGTCGCTGCTGTGCGATCCCGACTTTCTCAAGGAATCGGCGCGCATCAAGCCGTTGATGCAGGAGCTGAATCAGGCCAGCCGGCGCCTGGCCGAGCTCTACCCGCGCTGGGAGGAGCTGACCCGGCGGCTGGAAAAAGTCGATGAAATGAATTTTTCCTGACCGGCCACTTGAAAATTTTTTCGTTTTGAGGTAAATTTAAAAATGGCACACAAATACATCCTTGCGATCAACCCCGGTTCGACGTCAACCAAGATAGCGATCTTTGCCGGCGAGAAAAAAATTCTCGGCCAGAACATCTCGCACACGGCCGACGAGCTGGCTCCCTTCCAGAGGATCATCGACCAGCACGAATTCCGGGAAAAAGTCATCCTGAATTTCCTGGAGGAAAACAAGTTCGCCGTCAAGCAGCTAACGGCCGTGGTCGGCCGGGGCGGGCTGCTGACGCCCATGGCCTCCGGGACCTACCTGGTCAGCGAGGAAATGATCGCCTATTTGAAACAAAACAAGATGGAGCACGCTTCCAACCTGGGGGCGCTGCTGGCCAGCGATATCGCTGGGATCATCCCGGTCGACGCCTTCATCGTCGACCCGGTGGTCGTTGACGAGATGGCCGACGTCGCCCGCATCACCGGCCTGCCCGAGATCCGCCGCATCAGCATATTCCACGCCTTGAACCAGAAGGCGGCGGCGCGCGAAGCGGCCAAGAAGCTCGGCCGCAGTTACGAGCAGTGCCGCCTGATCGTCGCCCACCTGGGCGGCGGCATTTCCATCGGCGCCCACCTGAACGGCCAGGTGGTCGACGTCAACAACGCGCTGAACGGCGACGGCCCGTTCGCGCCCGAGCGCGCCGGTTCGCTGCCCAGCTGGAGCCTGGTCGAATTGGCCTTCTCCGGGAAATACGACCTGGCCACGCTGAAGAAAATGATCACCGGCAAGGGCGGCATTGTCGCCCACCTCCGCGTCAACGACATGAGAAAAGTGGAGGACATGGTCAAGGCCGGGCATCAAGAAGCAACGCAGGTTTTCGAGGCCATGGCCTACAACGTGGCCAAGGAGATCGGTTCGCTGGCCGCGGTGCTGGAGGGCAAGATCGATGCCATCGTCCTGACCGGCGGCATCGCCTATGACGAGCATTTCATCGAACTGGTCCGCCGCCGCATCGAGTTCCTGGCCCGGCTGATCATCCTGCCCGGCGAGGACGAGATGACGGCGCTGGCCCAGGGAGCGCTGCGCGTGCTGAACGGAGAGGAAACCGCGAAACATTGGAAATATTCAGGAGGAAACGCATGAAAGCGATGAGGAAGCTGAGCGAGATCGAAACCATTGTCAAAGCCAAAAAGAACTATTCCATGGCCATTGCCTTTGGCCAGGACGAGGACACCATCCTGGCGGTCAAGCGCGCCGTCGAGGAGAAGATCATCGAC
Coding sequences:
- a CDS encoding ABC-F family ATP-binding cassette domain-containing protein, whose protein sequence is MISLQNIALTYNDKKIFAQISWLISEKSRIGIVGDNGAGKTTLFRAIKGESSLDSGTIEIPKNKRIGYLPQDLVELDPLSVQDYLKKRTGQDELEKNMRSYEEKIARDDHNRAGFEAMLNKFDIASEAFRIQGGYDFDARSRRILKGLGFANDDYAKNCRDFSGGWKMRIFLAVILLANPEIMLLDEPTNHLDTESMEWLENYLKNYGGTLLTISHDHMFLDKMVSQIAELQRGKITIYKGNYSHYRREKERRLAALQKQRELQKTEIKRIQAYIDRFRAKASKASEVQSRIKQLEKFELLPEAEGSKKVHFRFTPAVRSGKEVIIVRDLGKSYGQKQVFSGIGCTIYRGEKIALLGINGAGKSTLVRLLAGSEEPSQGSLQLGHQVKTAFFSQESQYNLAYKRTIWEEVQALDSPGSDLEKRSLLGAFLFSGDDIHKPVAVLSGGEKSRLALVKILLGESNCLILDEPTNHLDLKTKEIFQNALQHYSGTIVLVSHDRYFLDQLVQRVFEIRDGRMYEYTGNYSYFAQKREQEIAAADVETGPLPGQPSASAAGSAASKGGGKSREQRRLEAEARDRRSKLKMEIGRELPALEEEIATLEKLKTRNQSLLCDPDFLKESARIKPLMQELNQASRRLAELYPRWEELTRRLEKVDEMNFS
- the buk gene encoding butyrate kinase, producing MAHKYILAINPGSTSTKIAIFAGEKKILGQNISHTADELAPFQRIIDQHEFREKVILNFLEENKFAVKQLTAVVGRGGLLTPMASGTYLVSEEMIAYLKQNKMEHASNLGALLASDIAGIIPVDAFIVDPVVVDEMADVARITGLPEIRRISIFHALNQKAAAREAAKKLGRSYEQCRLIVAHLGGGISIGAHLNGQVVDVNNALNGDGPFAPERAGSLPSWSLVELAFSGKYDLATLKKMITGKGGIVAHLRVNDMRKVEDMVKAGHQEATQVFEAMAYNVAKEIGSLAAVLEGKIDAIVLTGGIAYDEHFIELVRRRIEFLARLIILPGEDEMTALAQGALRVLNGEETAKHWKYSGGNA